The region CCTGCTGGAGAGAAAGTGAACCTTCAGTCACTCACCTAAAACCATAATTTGTGTGCAGTATGGTTTCCTACTGGATTCACAATCATAGCAACATGACAGCAAATGAAAAGGCAAACATGCTGCATGACTGAAGAGTTATGTTAATGCTTTACACAGACCTATCTCTGGTGTTGGGCCACTGTGCTATAGACCACATCATCTGGTTCTGCTGCCTGTAAGAggggaggaacacacacacgcagtcacaCATGCAGTAGCACACACAGTCGCACACACAGtcgcacacacagtcacacacagttaCTCACAGTTTTAAtggtgatatacagtgccttctgtATTGATGCAGTAACAGTAGACACATACAGGCATGAATAAGTTAGTCAAGTCATCAACGCAGTAGAGCAGCTttttatgtaggcctacatttggtTGGGTCTTGTTCTTGGTGACCACGGTGCTGTATGTCACTGCATCATCAGGAAATGAGTCCTGTTACACAAGGAGATATTCAGAAAAAAATGTACATCCATTTGACATTCTACAATACATTACAGCTGTCAATAAGTTCTGCCTTTCAAGACATAACAACTCTACAAGACCAGCAGTGCTTATGTGTTTATTTAGTTTTAAATGTACCCTTTGTGCTGTCCTGTGCTGCTTAGGAATCACAGTGCTGTACAAGTCACTGTGGCTCTCAGGGTTCAGGTCCTGTTTGATGGAGGACAGAGAGCAACATGATCACATcatctcagagagagacagacactgtGGACTTTCACTTTGAGTTGGTTTGGGTTGAGTTTGAAGGGGGGGCTTAAGTTTGGTTGCAGATGGTTTAGGTTGGGTTGGAGGGGGTTAGGTTGGTTTGAGGGGGGTTTGAGGGGGGTTGAGTTGGGTTGCAGAGGGTTTAGGTTGGGTTGAAGGGGGGTTGGGTCAAAGGGGTTTGGTTTAACCTGTTGTGCTGTTCCTCTGATGTGACTCACAGTGCTGTAGGTAATGTTCTGCTCAGGGTCAGCAGGCTGCTGATGGAATGAAACACAAACCTTGTTAACATTTAACAGTTTTACAATACGCCATTGAAGGATGTTGTACCTCATGCATACTGACATGAATTAGAAAATGTTTTGCTGTTTCATTTTTCTCCAGTGATAACACAAAATGTGTTATTGTTCAAGTGTCAGTAGTTGTGGTGAGTGATTTGAGGAAGTCTGTTCTGGTCAAAGATGTACACTTAGTGCAGGACTAAATAAAAAACTTAAAGTTATCTTTAAACTGTTTATTTTAATATTCACATACTGTAAGAGATCGGGTTATAAAGTGTTAGTTATGACTAACTACTAAGCAAAGCGAGCCCTAGAATATCAAGCAGAGAAAGGAACAGATGAGTGAGAAGATAACATGATCATAGCTTACTACTGGGGTGTTTGGAGGTTGGTCCTTTGCCTTCTTGTCCTCTGAAATAAAGAAAAGAGGATGACCATACTAATGATCTTTCATGTCAAACCTTTCATTTGTAGAAGCAACAACTCTACTGTATTTATAATATTCCTGCAAATGACATTAGTCATAAACATtaccattcttctttaacaaaTACTTACTATGTTTTCTGAACATCTTCCATGTGACCAAGGTACCAGCTATCAACACCACCAACAGGCTCAGAGGAATGACCAGGACTACCAGCAAACTGgaatataaaataaaatgtaaaatatagatAACCACAGGCATAGTGGTAAATGCTTAAGCAAGAACATTTAAGGAAGATGTttcattttgtatacatttttctTTATCTGAAAATGAAACTGACAgatttatttttgtaatttgGGGAACTACAGTTAATATTGTTAACCCAGACACTGGTCTCTGGTCTGATCAGCCTTGCTAGTCACAGTTGTCtccaccaaggttattatagttttgtaATGTGGAGAACTACAGTTAATATTGTTAACCCTGACACTGGTCTCTAGTCTGATCAGCCTTGCTAGTCACAGGTGTCtccaccaaggttattatagttttgtaATGTGGAGAACTACAGTTAATATTGTTAACCCTGACACTGGTCTCTGGTCTGATCAGCCTTGCTAGTCACaccaccaaggttattatagttttgtgtTTTGATAttagtttttatttctattggttttaatatttttatttgaaattcagtttagtttcagttagttttcAGATCTGATTTACTAGTTTTATTTAGTTTAAGGTTAATACAAActttaacatttattttttaaattacttAGATTCAGTTGTAGTGTTAGGGACAGAAAGTAGCCAACGCATGGGAGGTTAGGAGCTGTTTATGTGTTGTATAGTGTTGTGGTTTTTGGGGATGTCACTTCTTGCAACTGTGGGACAGTAATGCACAAGGTGATGGGTCAGGTCGTAGGTTAGGTTgggtttaaaggtagactcagcgagatGACAGAGATGCACACAGTAAACAGTAGTAGTGTGTCAATAGCCGCAACAACCAGGAACATTGTAGCGAGAGGCTAAACTTCTCAGTAGTTTTGGTCTAGTAGCTACGACGTTGTAGTAGCGTGAAGCGCACCCGTGCACATGGGCAGAAACTCTGTGTGATTGCCAGAACTTGCAACACCTTGAAAGTTATTTTACATATCAGCCAACCACATCATGGCCGCATTCCCCTGCTCAGACATTGCatgtatcaaatcaaagtttatttgtcacgtgcgccgaatacaacaggtgtagtagaccttacagtgaaatgcttacttacaggctctatcAACCAATAGTTTCAtgccacgtcatcgactgtgCAGTCAGGCACCAGACTGTTTTACCATACGATGTGGTCAGGTGAGATAACATGTACGTAAAATATCTATCCAggtgttgtaagatctggcaggcATCAGCAACGTCTGAGCATTGGAATATGACTGacatgttatagcaatctggtgtCTGACTGCACAGTCGATGACATTGCACGCTACCATTGGTTGATACATGTAATGTCTGAGCAGGGGAGCGCGACCAATATCAGCAGTGCTGCTGGTGGCAACAACATTTTGCAGAGTATACTTTTAAAGGGAAGTCAGTCTCAATGTGACCCGTCAGATTCAGGAGCTTTAAAACAACATTGAAAACCCCATGTAATTTTTGCCCAAAAACTAAAACTGAACATGATCGtaattatttctattatattttagATGGCTTGGAGTCAAAAAAAATAATTTCAGTATAGTTTTAGTTTTTTAAACAGGTGTGTTAATTGTTTTTTGTCATAAGTTTACTAAATTGTTTTTTCATGATTTGTTTCTATTTACTCTAATAGCCTTGGCCCCCACACCCTTACACTATCATCAACTTTTGGGATGACTAACAGTGAGGGAAATACAGAAGAATGAATACTGACCTCTGGTTCTTCTCACCTGTGTTCCCATCAGTTACGCCATTTTCGCGGTTTGAAACAGAAGGGGTAACTATGGGAGAAGTGTTAGACTCAGCACTGGTTAGTGACGTTTGGTGAGTGGTTGGAGCTTGTGTTGCTGTGAGAGGCAGAAATGATAAAGAAGCTCCAATAAACTGACTGGTATATCATTAATATTCAAATGAATAAAATCGGTAATTGTGATGTTGATTGAAACTAATCACTATCAGGCTTCCTTAGCTAACGTGACACGCATTTGAATCCAATTCTTAACATTTTCAGTACTCATTTCAAATCTAGGTGATAGACATGATTAAAAGTTGTATAAAGAATGTTCATTTTCTCAATGATTTTTAACATGACTGACAGGATCCTCCCAAGGGAATGTGTGGTCCAGAGATTTCCACTTTGTTTCAGAAAAGGCGTTTCAATGTTCCTTAATCTCTAACAACACTGGATGAATAAAAGAGAATCATACTTGGTTATATGGGATTGCTCTGTACTTacttgtgatggtggtggtgctcTGTATTGTGGTTGGTTGATTGACAGTGATATGAACAGGCATCTGTAGGTCTCCCTTTTCACACCAGTACCAGCCAGTGTTCTTCATCATCAATCCACTCATATTCATCATTAAGACATAACCGTTGGTGGTTTCTCTCTGCTCCTGCACTAACTTCACAAATGTTCTATCTAAAGCCCCAGAATGTCCCACAGCCACACAAGAGCCTCCCATCCTGCACCACCTCCCGCTGCTTCCAAGTTTACTATAGTAACAGAGCACGGTGACACTCCCTCCTACAACTCCAGTCAGCTCTTGTTGGTCCACATAGAGTTCTGGTGTACCTGAACACAATGATAGAGGCTGTGATTGGATGAGTCTGACAAAGAATACACCAATATATATATTGGCGACTACCTAGTCATCATTGATATTCATATAACACTGAGAAAGTGTATGTTGAAACACTGGTTCAGTCACTGATAGTATGTACAATAGATATAGACTAGAGCATACAGAACAGACAGTGTGTTTGATGATGATACAGCAACATGTGATTCTATCAAACACACTGTCTGTCCTGACCCAGGAAGTGCACAGAGATGTAATCTACCAGTATAATATCCTCTATGGATTTCATTTGGTGAAAACATGTATGACTGCTTTGTAGAGGGAAAAGTAACACACTCATTAACACGACTATTATGGGACATTACTTTATGAGACATTACTGAGCACTACTATTAATTCTGCTTTAATAGACACAGCAGTGTTTGGATCTTACCTGGAGTAACAGATATCTGTAGTCCAACCCCATCATCTGCCTCATTCTTCCTCTCCAAAATACACCAGTAATAATCAGAATCACTAGAACTAAGACTTGTCATGGTCACAGTGAAGATGTGCTGGTTGATGTCATCAGACATTGTGGTCTTTCCACTGGTTTTAGGATGATCAGTGCGTACAACAGTAGAGCAAACTAACCAATAATATCCCCTACACCAGTATTTCACATTGTTACTATATCTCAGATCATAGAGACATGGGATGGTGATGGAGCCTCCTTGCTTTACAAACACATGACTCACTGTGGACACACtctgtgtatctgtagacacaacAACAGAGAACACATTTAGATTACTTCATTTTACCCAGCTGCTCATAAGTCACATCATATGATCAGCCAAACAACTTGACATACTGTAATGCTTGAATTTGTGACTTCTGTAAAAAAAAAGGCAAACTGCAGCCACACCATGTGTttgtaacaccagacagtaacttAGATGTAACTGCTGGTGTTGACACACCCATGTCCATCCATTAGAACAGAGACAACACTTGAACAATTAAAGTCATATTTAGCTTTGACATGGAAATTACTATACTACTAAACTATGGAGACAATCAACTAaaatatctataaaaaaaataaagattcAAGTTTGGGAATGtttagtatatacagttgaagtcggaagtttacatacaccttagccaaatacatttaaacccagtttttcacaatatctgacatttaatcctagtaaagattccttgtcttaggtcagttaggatcaccactttattttaagaatgtgaaatgtcagaataatagtagaaagaattatttatttcagctttaatttcattcatcacagtcccagtgggtcagaagtttacatacactcaattagtatttggtagtattgcctttaaattgtttaacttgggtcaaatgtttcgggtagtcttccacaagcttcccacaataagttgggtgaattttggcccattcctcctgacagagctggtgtaactgttttgtaggcctccttgctcacacacgctttctcagttctgcccacacattttgtataggactgaggtcagggctttgtgatggccactccaataccttgactttgttgtccttaagccattttgccacaactttggaaatatgcttggggttattgtccattttggaggcccgtttgcgaccaagctttaacttccttgagatgttgcttaaatatatccacataattttcctgcctcatgatgccatctattttgtgaagtgcaccagtccttccttcagcaaagcacccccacaacatgatgctgtcacccccgagCTTCAGGGTTGGAATGGTGAtcttggcttgcaagcctccccctttttcctccaaacataatgatggtcattatggccaaacagttctatttttgtttcatcagaccagaggacatttccccaaaaagtatgatctttgtccccatgtgcagttgcaaactgtagtctggcttttttatggaggttttggagcagtggtttcttccttgctgagcgtcctttcaggttatgtcgatataggactcgttttactgtggatatagatacttttgtacctgtttcctccagcatcttcacaaggtcctttgctgttgttctgggattgatttccacttttcgcaccaaagtacgttcatctctagtagacagaacgcgtctcctcctgagcggtatgacggctgcgtggtcctatggtgtttatacttgcgtactattgtttgtacagttgaacgtagtaccttcaggtgtttggaaactgctcccaaggatgaacttgactgatttctttagattttcccatgatgtcaagcaaagaggaactgagtttgatggtaggccttgaaatacatccacaggtacacctccaattgactcaaatgatgtcaattagcccatcagaagcttctaaagccatgacataattttcaggaattttccaagctgtttaaaacctctctgggatcgTTCGTGACATGAGCGTCCTACCTCACCAACAGCCgggtgaaattgcagggcgcaaattcaaacaacagaaatctcataattgaaATTCCTCAAACctacaagtattatacatcattttaaagCTAAACTTTTTGTTATTCcagccacagtgtccgatttctaAAAGGCTTTCCGgctaaagcacaccatgcgattatgttaggtcagcgcctagccacagaaaaccatacagccattttccaaagaaggagaggtgtcacaaaagttagaaatagcattaaaatgaatcactaaaatGAATCACTGTTTGTTTTGTTCGTTAAAGTTCCACTTTtcgtccaaatacctcctttttcttcgcacgtttagtccagtaatccgaatgcacaaagcgcgggcacaaagtccagacgaaaagtcaaaaaagttccattaaagttagcagaaacatgtcaaacgatgtatgtgatcaatctttaggatgtttttatcataaatcttcaataatattccaactggacaattccgttgtcattagaaaggaaagagaaCGAGCGTCGCGCTCACGGCCACGCGCGAGACAACACTAATGTCTTTCAGCTTGACCACTTgttgaaacagctcttattcgatcccctttcacaatacaagcctgaaacaacttctaaagactgttgacatctactggaagccttaggaactgcaatctgaccccacagatatgggatattggataggcaatcacttaaaaaaactacaaacctcagatttcccacttcctggttggatttgtctcaggtttttgcctgccatatgagttctgttatactcaccgacaatattttaacagttttggaaactgtagagtgtttcctatccaaatatataaattatatgcatatcctatcttctgggcctgagtagcacgCAGTTTAGTTTGGGCACactttcatccaaaattccgaatgctgccccctatcctagtgaagttaaaggcacagttaacttagtgtatgtaaactttgacccactggaattgtgattataagtgaaataatctgtctgtaaatagttgttggaaaaatgacttgtgtcatgcacaaagtagatgtcctaaccgacttgccaaaactttagtttgttaacaagatatttgtggagtggttgaaaaacaagttttaatgactccaacctaagtgtatgtaaacttctgacttcaactgtggtAAAACAATTGACTGGATTGTTCTTGACATCTACTGTAGTACATTGAACCCagcaaaaaaaaatctgcaaaatacactgctcaaaaaaataaagggaacactaaaataacacatcctagatctgaatgaatgaaataatctcattaaatacttttttctttacataattgaatgtgctgacaacaaaatcacacaaaaataatcaatggaaatccaatttatcaacccatggaggtctggatttggagtcacactcaaaattaaagtggaaaaccacactacaggctgatccaactttgatgtaatgtccttaaaacaagtcaaaatgaggctcagtagtgtgtgtggcctccacgtgcctgtatgaccttcctacaacgcctgggcatgctcctgatgaggggGCGGATGGCCTCCTGAGGGatatcctcccagacctggactaaagcatccgccaactcctggacagtctgtggtgcaacgtggcgttggtggatggagcgagacatgatgtcccagatgtgatcaattggattcaggtctggggaacgggcgggccagtccatagcatcaatgccttccaggaactgctgacacactccagccacatgaggtctagcattgtcttgcattaggaggaaccagggccaaccgcaccagcatatggtctcacaagggttctgaggatctcatctcggtacctaatggcagtcaggctacctctggcgagcacatggagggctgtgcggccccccaaagaaatgccaccccacaccatgactgatccaccgccaaaccggtcatgctggaggatgttgcaggcagcagaacgttctccacggcgtctccagactgtcacgtctgtcacatgtgctcagtgtgaacctgctttcatctgtgaagagcacagggcgccagtggcgaatttgccaatcttggtgctctctggcaaatgccaaatgtcctgcacggtgttgggctgtaagcacaacccccacctgtggacgtcgggccctcataccaccctcatggagtctgtttctgaccgtttgagcagacacatgcacatttgtggcctgcttgaggtcattttgcagggctctggcagtgctcctcctgctcctccttgcacaaaggcggaggtagcggtcctgctgctgggttgttgccctcctacggcctcctccatgtctcctgatgtactggcctgtctcctggtagcgcctccatgctctggacactacgctgacagacacagcaaaccttcttgccacagctcgcattgatgtgccatcctggatgagctgcactacctgagccacttgtgtgggttgtagactccgtctcatgctaccactagagtgaaagcaccgccagcaatcaaaagtgaccaaaacatcagccaggaagcataggaactgagaagtggtctgtggtcaccacctgcagaaccactcctttattgggggtgtc is a window of Salmo salar chromosome ssa18, Ssal_v3.1, whole genome shotgun sequence DNA encoding:
- the LOC123728700 gene encoding polymeric immunoglobulin receptor, which produces MAPHLLLVLHILFFLTGLSDTQSVSTVSHVFVKQGGSITIPCLYDLRYSNNVKYWCRGYYWLVCSTVVRTDHPKTSGKTTMSDDINQHIFTVTMTSLSSSDSDYYWCILERKNEADDGVGLQISVTPGTPELYVDQQELTGVVGGSVTVLCYYSKLGSSGRWCRMGGSCVAVGHSGALDRTFVKLVQEQRETTNGYVLMMNMSGLMMKNTGWYWCEKGDLQMPVHITVNQPTTIQSTTTITTTQAPTTHQTSLTSAESNTSPIVTPSVSNRENGVTDGNTGEKNQSLLVVLVIPLSLLVVLIAGTLVTWKMFRKHKDKKAKDQPPNTPVQPADPEQNITYSTVSHIRGTAQQDLNPESHSDLYSTVIPKQHRTAQRDSFPDDAVTYSTVVTKNKTQPNAAEPDDVVYSTVAQHQR